In Gordonia sp. SL306, the genomic window GCGTGACCTGATTGCGAATAAGAACGCTGTGGGACTTTCGGTGCGCCAGATCGCGCGTGATCTGGCGCGGGCTCCGTCGACGATCAGCCGCGAGTTACGGCGGAATCGGCCGCAGCATCGCACCTACGCCGCGGGCTATGCCCAGCGGCGAGCGCAGCATCGACGGGCCAGACCTAAGCTGCGCAAGCTCGAGTCCAACGATGTGCTGCGCGCCTATGTCTGGGACAAGCTCAGTGGCCTCGAGCATTGGTCCCCGGCACAGATCAGTGCTCGGCTGGTAACGGAGTTCGCGGATGATGTGAGGATGCGTATCAGTCCTGAGGCGATCTATCGAACGTTGTTCGTTTTTCCTCGCGGTGAGATGAAACAGCAGGTCACAGCATCATTGAGGTCGGGGCGTAGCGTGCGTAAGCCGCGGACGGCCCGGACGGGGTCGACCATCGTGCCGCGGGAGTTGCTGATCGCTAACCGCCCGGCCGCGGTCGAGGATCGGGCGGTTCCTGGCGACTGGGAAGGTGATTGCATTCTGGGCCGCGAGGGGCACTCGCAGATCGGCACCCTGGTCGAGCGCACTACCCGATTCACGATCCTGCTCCACCTGCCCACGACTCGGACCGGGCAGGACCTGCGCACCGCACTGGCCATCGGGATCGGTGATCTACCCGCCCATCTGCGGCGGTCGATCACCTGGGATCAGGGGTCAGAGATGCGTGGCGTACACACCAACATCGCGGTCGATCACAATCTGCAAGTGTGGTTCTGTGACCCGCACTCGCCGTGGCAGCGTGGCACCAATGAGAACACCAACGGCCTTCTCCGGCAGTACTTCCCGAAAGGGACCGACCTGTCCGTCCACAGCAGCGACCACCTCAACCAGATCGCGACCGCACTCAACAACCGGCCACGCGCAGCCCTGGGATTTCGCACCCCAGCCGAAGCCTTCACCGACCTGCTAGCCTCCCACAACCAGCCATAGGTGTTGCGACGACCGCTGGAATCCGCCCGCCGAGCGTGCGCAGTTCCCCGTCGAGCGTGCGCACTCCGCCACGGGTGCGCACGCTCGGCGAGATTCTGCGCACGCTCGGCGAGATTCTGTGCCCGATCGGCGAGATTCTGTGCCCGCTCGGCGAAGGGTGGTTGACACTTTATTCACAGTGTCTCATCATCGAATCATGTCAACCGAAGTGTCTGAGCGCGCGGAGTACGTCTTACGGTCGGGGCCCTCGTGGGCGGATCCGCATCCGATGTACGCAGCACTCCGGGAACGGTCGCCGGTGCACCGCGTGGCCGCCGACGCCGACAACGGCGCCGCGGGCGACTTCTGGGTCCTGACCCGCCACGCCGACGTCATGGCCGCGGCGAACGACACGTCGACCTTCTCCTCCGCACAGGGACTCACGGTCACCTATGGCGAGCTCGACGCCATCGGCATGGCCGACCATCCTCCGATGGTCATGCAGGATCCGCCGTCGCACACCGAGTTCCGCAAGCTGGTCGCGCGCGGCTTCACCCCTCGGCAGGTCATCGAGGTGGAGCCGAAGGTCCGCGAGTTCGTCACCGAGCGCCTCGACCGACTACCCACCGATGGTCCCGCCGACATCGTCGGCGAGCTCTTCAAACCACTGCCGAGCATGGTGGTCGCCCACTATCTCGGTGTGCCCGAGGAGGATTGGTCCCGCTTCGACGGATGGACGCAGGCTATCGTCGGTGCCGCATCGGGCATCGGGGGGATGGCGGCCGCCGGCGAATCGGCGGGTGCGGCGACGATGGAGATGCTCTCGTACTTCACCGAACTCGTCGACCACCGTAAGCGCCACCCCGCCGAGGACACGGTCTCCCAGCTCGTCGCCGCCGGCCTCGCCGACGACCCAGACGATCCCGGGGGCCTGCTCTCGATCCTGGCGTTCACCTTCACCATGGTGGCCGGCGGCAACGACACGACGACCGGCCTGCTCGGCGGCAGCGTCGCGCTGCTGCACCAACACCCCGATCAACGACGACGGCTCGTCGAGGATCCGGACCTGATCCCCGGGGCCATCGATGAGTTCCTCCGCCTCACCTCGCCCGCACAGGGATTGGCGCGCACCACGACCCGCGACGTCTCGTATCCGGCGCCCGACGTGCAGCGGGTCGGTCATCTGCCGCCCCAGGCGACCGACGGCGCCGTCACGATCCCCGCGGATCGCAAGGTGCTGCTCTGCTACGGGTCGGCCAACCGCGATCCCGAGGTGTACGGGCCCGACGCCGACGTCCTCGACGTCACCCGTCGACCCCGCAACATCCTCACCTTCAGTCACGGCAACCATCACTGCCTCGGCGCCGCGGCGGCACGGATGCAGGGACGTGTCGCGCTGACCGAGCTGCTCGCCCGCCATCCCGAGTTCACGGTCGACGTCGCCGGGATCGAATGGGCCGAGGGCAATTACGTTCGACGACCAACCTTCGTGCCGTTCCATGTCTGACACCCCCATGTCTGGCACCCCCATGTCTGATACCCCGGCGACCGCCGACTGGCTCGCGCCGGAACGGGCCGTGCTCGCCGCACAGCGCATCCTCGACATCGCCGAGCGGATGTTCGTCGAGAAGGGGGTGTCCGCGGTGACCATGCGCGACATCGCCTCGGCCGCCGGATGCTCGCGTGCCACGTTGTACCGCTACTACCCCGGCAAGTCGGAAGTCCTTGCGGCCTATGTCGATCGGACCGCGGCCGAGCTGGGGGCAGCGGTCGGCGCAGCCACCCGGCACGAGTCCGATCCGGGTGCCCGACTGGTCGCCGCGGTGACCACCGCCGTCGCCGGAGTGCGGTCGAACCCCGCACTGTCGGCATGGTTCGTCTCGGATGCCGCCGGCCGGTCGGCGAACCTGGCGCTGCTCTCGCCCGCGATCGAGGAGATCGCGGTGGGGTTCCTCGGCGACATCGCGCCGAGCACCGGGCCGACCGAACAACGCGACCGCGCACGGTGGGTGGTGCGCGTCATCGTCTCGCTGTTGACGAGCCCCGGCGAGACCGCATCATACGAGCGAGAGCTGCTGCAGCGCTTCGTCGTTCCGGTCGTGACAGCCGGAGCGCGAGGTCCCGTCGACTGACCCGACCGACCGAGGCGTCACCGGCCGCGGTACTTCCTCCGGTACTCGTCATAGAGGTCGGCGTTGCGATCCCGCTCGAGCTTGTTGACGAGATCCGGATCGAGACCGTGCTGACTCAGCCGGTGCCGCCGGTACACGCGGTTGAGCGCGATCGAGAAGAAGATGTACGGGATGATGATCGGGATCGTCATGTTCAGCCGCACCATCAGATCCGCCGGCACGAACATCATCGGGGTGATCAGCAGCAGACAGGGGATCGCCCACCGCACGACCATCCGGACCGTGGCGCCGGGACCCGCGAGATCGCGGGTGACCCAGTCGGTCATCGACGGTGGAAGTTTCGCGCCGTACGCGTAGCGCACATACTGCAGGGCCGTCGGAGTCGTGCGTTGCTCGGTCATCCGGCACCGCCACGTCGCATCGCGCTGATACGCCGGCCCATGTCTCAGCTCCTCGCTCCTGGTACCCCGCGGCCCGAGCGTAGTCACCACGCTTCCCCTGGGGCCAGAAATCGATAGTACACGATTGAATTGATGGCGACTCACTGCGCCGACCCACTGCACAGCGGCCCGATTCGCCGACGAGCCCGGAGCTCACCTACACTGCTTTCGGTAACGATTGTCATTTGCGTGAGGCGGAGAACACGATGAGGCGAACACTGGCCGCGACCGCGGCCCTGCTCGGAGCCGGGGCCCTGGCCCTGACCGGGTGCTCGGGCACCGACGACGGCAACCCGTCCGGCACACCGACGGTGGTCACCTCGACAAATGTGTGGAGTTCCGTCGCTTCGGCGGTGGCAGGCGACAAGGCCACCGTCACCTCGCTCTACACCAACTCCGAGGGCGATCCGCACGAGTTCGAGCCGTCGGCAGCCGACACCGCCGAGGTCACCGACGCCGGCGTCGTCGTGCTGAACGGCGGCCACTACGACGCCTACATGGAAGATGCCGTCAAGGGTTCGGACGCGACCGCGATCAACGCCTACGACATCCTGGCCGGCGAGAGCCACGAGGGTGACGGCCACGACCACTCCGACATGAACGAGCACGTCTTCTACGACCTGGCGGTCGCCGGGCAGGTGGCGACCGAGGTCGGGGACGCACTCGCGGCCAAGGATCCCGGCAACGCCGACACATTCCGGACCAACGCGACGGCCTTCAACGAGAAGATCACCGGTCTGCGAGGACAACTGGCCGCCATCAAGGCGGCTCACGACGGGACGAAGGTCGCGCAGACCGAGCCGCTGGCGGGTTATCTGCTCGACGAGGCGGGGCTGGTCGACGCAGCGCCCGCCGGATTCGCCCAGTCGGTCGAAGAGGGCCAATCTCCGTCGGCCGCCGACCGGGCCGCGATGGAGGATCTCCTCACCTCACGCACCGTCGGCGCGCTCGTCTACAACACCCAGGCGGTTGATTCGGTCACCGAAAGCGTGCTGCAGACCGCCCAGAAGGCCGGGGTTCCGGTGGTCAAGTTCACCGAGACCCTGCCCGACGGCGTCACCGACTACATCACGTGGCAGTCCCGCCAGATCCAGGCGTTGAGTGCCGCACTGGGTGAGCATGCCGCACACTGACATCATGGCTGATCCCGACCACAGGACCGACCCGGCGGCCACGCCGACGACCGCCATCGGGCCGCACCCGGACACGGTCGCCACCTTCGAGCACGGCCGACTCGCCTTCGGCTCGCGGGTGCTCTGGGACGACCTGAATCTGCGCATCTCGCGCGGCGAGTTCATCGCGGTGCTCGGTCCGAACGGTTCCGGCAAGACCTCCTTCCTGCGCTGTCTGCTCGGCCAGTATCCCCTCGACGCCGGCCGGCTCGACGTCACCGACGCCATCGGTTACATCCCGCAGCAGCACGCCGACGACGCTGATCCGATGGCCATGCGCGGCCGCGACCTCGTCGGCTTCGGCGTGGACGGCGGCCGGTGGGGCATCGGGCTGCGTGGCCGGTCGCGTCGCAAGCGGCTCGTGGACGCCGCACTCGCCGAGGTCGGGGCGACCGCCTACGCCGACGCCCCGATGGGGCTGCTCTCCGGTGGCGAGCAACAACGTCTGCGGGTGGCCCAGTCGCTCACCGGTGACCCGACCTTGCTGTTGTGCGACGAACCACTGTCGAGCCTGGACCCGACCAATCAGCAGCTCGTCGTCGAGCTCATCGACGAACGACGACGCAACGCCGATACCGCGGTCGTGTTCGTGACCCACGAGATCAACCCGATCCTGCCCTACGTCGATCGGGTGCTGTACCTGGTCGGCGGGCATTTCCGGATCGGCACGCCCGACGAGGTGATGACCACCGAGACGCTCTCGAACCTCTACGGCAGTGACGTCGAGGTTCTGCGGGTCAACGGACGACTGCTGGTGATCGGCGGCGAGGACGCCCACCACTGCGAGCATCGGCCCGAGCCGGCGAGCGCCGCCACCCAGCCGGACGACGACGGCGGGCGGTCCGGCCTCACATGACCGTCGCAATCCCTCAGGCGGCCGCGGAGATACAGATCAGCAGACTCTGGGATTTCAGCGAGACCGCCGAACTTCTCGGGCGTGGCTTCGTCCAGCAATCGCTCATCGCGGTCGCGCTCCTCGGCCTGCTCGGCGGCATCCTCGGCCCACTCATCGTGGCCCGGCAGATGTCGTTCGCGGTCCACGGCATCAGCGAGCTGTCGGTGACCGGCGCCTCGGCCGCCCTGCTGCTCGGCATCAGCATCAACGTCGGCGGGGTGATCGGTGCGGTCGTCGTGGCCGCGGTCTTCGGCTACATGGGTAACCGCGCGCGCGAACGTGATTCGGTGATCGGCGTGGTGATGGCCTTCGGCCTCGGCCTGGGTGTGCTGTTCCTGTCGCTCTACGGCAGCGCACGAACAGGTTTCGCGATGCTGACCGGACAGGTGGTGAGCGTGGGCACCGGCGGGCTCACCGCGGTCGCGATCACCACCGTCGTGGTCGTCATCGGCATGGCGGTGATCTATCGCCCCCTGCTGTTCGCGTCACTCGACCCGAGGGTGGCCCGCGCCCATGGCGTTCCCATCCGGACCCTGTCGGTGGTGTTCGCCGTGTTGATGGGTCTCGCGTGTGCCCAGGGCGTCCAGATCATCGGTGCGCTGCTGGTGATGTCATTGCTGATCACTCCGGCCGCGGCCGCGGCGCGCCTCACCGCGAATCCGACGACGGTGCTCGTGCTGTCGGTGGTGTTCGCGGAGGTCGCCGCCGTGGGCGGGCTGATCCTGTCGCTGGCGCCGGGTCTACCGGTCTCGGTGTTCGTGACCACGATCTCGTTCGTGATCTACGTCGTCTGCCGGTGGGCCGGACACCGACGGCATTTCGCGACCCGCTGATCTCGACCGCAGGCCTCACTCCTCCGGGCCACCCGGATTGCATCGGGTCTCGATCATCACCTGATCGGTCACCACGGGTCTCGAC contains:
- a CDS encoding metal ABC transporter permease, which codes for MTVAIPQAAAEIQISRLWDFSETAELLGRGFVQQSLIAVALLGLLGGILGPLIVARQMSFAVHGISELSVTGASAALLLGISINVGGVIGAVVVAAVFGYMGNRARERDSVIGVVMAFGLGLGVLFLSLYGSARTGFAMLTGQVVSVGTGGLTAVAITTVVVVIGMAVIYRPLLFASLDPRVARAHGVPIRTLSVVFAVLMGLACAQGVQIIGALLVMSLLITPAAAAARLTANPTTVLVLSVVFAEVAAVGGLILSLAPGLPVSVFVTTISFVIYVVCRWAGHRRHFATR
- a CDS encoding DUF5313 family protein, encoding MTEQRTTPTALQYVRYAYGAKLPPSMTDWVTRDLAGPGATVRMVVRWAIPCLLLITPMMFVPADLMVRLNMTIPIIIPYIFFSIALNRVYRRHRLSQHGLDPDLVNKLERDRNADLYDEYRRKYRGR
- a CDS encoding cytochrome P450; this encodes MSTEVSERAEYVLRSGPSWADPHPMYAALRERSPVHRVAADADNGAAGDFWVLTRHADVMAAANDTSTFSSAQGLTVTYGELDAIGMADHPPMVMQDPPSHTEFRKLVARGFTPRQVIEVEPKVREFVTERLDRLPTDGPADIVGELFKPLPSMVVAHYLGVPEEDWSRFDGWTQAIVGAASGIGGMAAAGESAGAATMEMLSYFTELVDHRKRHPAEDTVSQLVAAGLADDPDDPGGLLSILAFTFTMVAGGNDTTTGLLGGSVALLHQHPDQRRRLVEDPDLIPGAIDEFLRLTSPAQGLARTTTRDVSYPAPDVQRVGHLPPQATDGAVTIPADRKVLLCYGSANRDPEVYGPDADVLDVTRRPRNILTFSHGNHHCLGAAAARMQGRVALTELLARHPEFTVDVAGIEWAEGNYVRRPTFVPFHV
- a CDS encoding IS30 family transposase, producing MGRLKRGQSMPALPVWEFWQGRAGGMSTAAAARHAGISVRLGHKLMAKHGGVIPTVSRPAACDEHGSGPQSRYLSADERDLIANKNAVGLSVRQIARDLARAPSTISRELRRNRPQHRTYAAGYAQRRAQHRRARPKLRKLESNDVLRAYVWDKLSGLEHWSPAQISARLVTEFADDVRMRISPEAIYRTLFVFPRGEMKQQVTASLRSGRSVRKPRTARTGSTIVPRELLIANRPAAVEDRAVPGDWEGDCILGREGHSQIGTLVERTTRFTILLHLPTTRTGQDLRTALAIGIGDLPAHLRRSITWDQGSEMRGVHTNIAVDHNLQVWFCDPHSPWQRGTNENTNGLLRQYFPKGTDLSVHSSDHLNQIATALNNRPRAALGFRTPAEAFTDLLASHNQP
- a CDS encoding metal ABC transporter solute-binding protein, Zn/Mn family, with translation MRRTLAATAALLGAGALALTGCSGTDDGNPSGTPTVVTSTNVWSSVASAVAGDKATVTSLYTNSEGDPHEFEPSAADTAEVTDAGVVVLNGGHYDAYMEDAVKGSDATAINAYDILAGESHEGDGHDHSDMNEHVFYDLAVAGQVATEVGDALAAKDPGNADTFRTNATAFNEKITGLRGQLAAIKAAHDGTKVAQTEPLAGYLLDEAGLVDAAPAGFAQSVEEGQSPSAADRAAMEDLLTSRTVGALVYNTQAVDSVTESVLQTAQKAGVPVVKFTETLPDGVTDYITWQSRQIQALSAALGEHAAH
- a CDS encoding metal ABC transporter ATP-binding protein, which translates into the protein MADPDHRTDPAATPTTAIGPHPDTVATFEHGRLAFGSRVLWDDLNLRISRGEFIAVLGPNGSGKTSFLRCLLGQYPLDAGRLDVTDAIGYIPQQHADDADPMAMRGRDLVGFGVDGGRWGIGLRGRSRRKRLVDAALAEVGATAYADAPMGLLSGGEQQRLRVAQSLTGDPTLLLCDEPLSSLDPTNQQLVVELIDERRRNADTAVVFVTHEINPILPYVDRVLYLVGGHFRIGTPDEVMTTETLSNLYGSDVEVLRVNGRLLVIGGEDAHHCEHRPEPASAATQPDDDGGRSGLT
- a CDS encoding TetR/AcrR family transcriptional regulator — translated: MSDTPATADWLAPERAVLAAQRILDIAERMFVEKGVSAVTMRDIASAAGCSRATLYRYYPGKSEVLAAYVDRTAAELGAAVGAATRHESDPGARLVAAVTTAVAGVRSNPALSAWFVSDAAGRSANLALLSPAIEEIAVGFLGDIAPSTGPTEQRDRARWVVRVIVSLLTSPGETASYERELLQRFVVPVVTAGARGPVD